One genomic region from Pseudorca crassidens isolate mPseCra1 chromosome 11, mPseCra1.hap1, whole genome shotgun sequence encodes:
- the MDM1 gene encoding nuclear protein MDM1 isoform X4 yields MPVRFKGLSEYQRNFLWKKSYLSESCNSSLGRRYPWAGLRSDQLGTQGKCRTKIQHNDISPLLILVCCT; encoded by the exons ATGCCGGTGCGCTTCAAG GGGTTGAGTGAATACCAGAGAAACTTTCTGTGGAAAAAGTCATATTTGTCAGAGTCCTGTAATTCCTCATTGGGGAGAAGGTACCCATGGGCTGGACTTAGATCAGATCAATTAG GAACTCAAGGCAAGTGtagaactaagatccagcataaTGACATCTCACCCCTTCTCATCTTGGTCTGCTGTACATAA